From Deltaproteobacteria bacterium CG2_30_66_27, one genomic window encodes:
- a CDS encoding F0F1 ATP synthase subunit alpha — MAPEAPTSASPISPLADLEAKLAGYRPATRVVEQGCVVAVGDGIAWIRRLPSAAMDDIVLMEDGSQALVFQLGKELVGAILLHQTDRLTAGTQAILSGVRPSIPVGEELLGRVMDPLGAPLDGLPPPRRSARREIFRPSPPITARTFVTSPLYTGATIVDTMVPVGKGQRQLIIGGASTGKSSVTLDAVIRQKGSGVLCIYVLIGQRRAKAVSVVETLRAAGALAHTTVVVAEAFDLPGPKYLAPFAGCAVAEEWMRHGRDTLVVYDDLSLHAQSYREMSLLLRRPPGREAYPGDIFYLHARLLERSTTLDASHGGGSMTALPIIEIQQGELAAYIPTNLISITDGQFYLDQELFAAGILPAIDITHSVSRIGGKAQHPRIKEEVGRMKLDYLQFLELEIFTRFGARLEASVETRLRRGRVLRELLKQERRAPLPIEYQLVWVIAFNEGMLDGKLPEEIPDLKKRLAAATAAGGCTLESDRDTWCKLVAEALAVEGEAHGPPCPSARQVCWFS, encoded by the coding sequence ATGGCCCCTGAAGCCCCGACATCGGCCTCGCCCATCTCCCCCCTTGCGGACCTTGAGGCGAAGCTCGCGGGGTATCGGCCGGCGACGCGCGTCGTGGAGCAGGGATGCGTCGTCGCGGTCGGGGACGGCATCGCCTGGATCCGGCGCCTGCCCTCGGCCGCCATGGACGACATCGTCTTGATGGAGGACGGCAGCCAGGCTCTCGTCTTTCAACTGGGAAAGGAGCTCGTCGGCGCAATTCTTCTGCACCAGACCGACCGCCTCACCGCCGGAACCCAGGCGATTCTTTCCGGCGTCAGACCCTCCATCCCGGTGGGAGAGGAGCTCCTGGGCCGGGTCATGGACCCCCTGGGCGCCCCTCTCGATGGACTGCCGCCGCCGCGTCGCTCCGCGCGCCGGGAGATCTTCAGGCCGTCCCCGCCGATCACGGCCCGCACCTTCGTGACCTCTCCCCTCTACACCGGCGCCACCATCGTCGACACCATGGTTCCGGTCGGCAAGGGTCAGCGGCAGCTCATTATCGGCGGGGCATCCACGGGGAAAAGTTCCGTGACCCTCGATGCGGTCATCCGGCAGAAGGGGAGCGGAGTCCTCTGCATCTACGTTTTGATCGGCCAGAGACGGGCCAAGGCCGTCAGCGTCGTCGAGACCCTGCGCGCGGCCGGCGCGCTTGCCCACACCACCGTGGTGGTGGCCGAGGCATTCGACCTCCCCGGCCCCAAATATCTTGCCCCCTTCGCCGGCTGCGCCGTCGCCGAGGAGTGGATGCGCCACGGCAGGGACACCCTCGTCGTCTACGATGACCTCTCCCTCCACGCGCAGAGCTACCGGGAGATGTCTCTTCTTCTCCGGCGGCCGCCGGGACGCGAGGCGTATCCAGGCGACATCTTCTACCTCCATGCCCGCCTCCTGGAACGCTCCACCACCCTTGATGCAAGCCACGGCGGGGGGAGCATGACCGCCCTGCCGATCATCGAGATCCAGCAGGGAGAACTCGCCGCCTATATACCCACGAACCTGATCTCCATCACCGACGGCCAGTTCTATCTGGACCAGGAACTCTTCGCCGCCGGCATCCTCCCGGCCATCGACATCACCCACTCGGTGTCGCGCATCGGCGGCAAGGCCCAGCACCCGCGGATCAAGGAGGAGGTGGGGCGGATGAAGCTCGACTACCTCCAGTTCCTGGAACTCGAAATCTTCACCCGCTTCGGCGCGCGCCTTGAAGCCTCGGTCGAGACCCGGCTCCGTCGAGGCCGGGTGCTGCGGGAATTGCTCAAGCAGGAGCGACGGGCCCCCTTGCCGATCGAGTATCAACTTGTTTGGGTCATCGCCTTCAACGAGGGGATGCTCGACGGGAAGCTCCCGGAAGAAATCCCGGACCTGAAAAAACGGCTCGCCGCCGCAACGGCCGCCGGCGGCTGCACGCTGGAAAGCGACCGGGACACGTGGTGCAAACTCGTTGCCGAAGCGCTGGCCGTGGAGGGGGAGGCGCATGGGCCGCCGTGTCCGTCGGCTCGGCAAGTCTGCTGGTTCTCCTGA
- a CDS encoding ATP synthase F0 subunit C, translated as MTTLSWFVLASTVAALVVMAVGVIAPAIAMGRSICTALESLARQPEAEKSISRTLFIGLAMIESLAIYCLVIVLIVLFRNPLLEYLLR; from the coding sequence ATGACCACGCTCTCCTGGTTCGTACTCGCGTCAACGGTGGCCGCATTGGTCGTCATGGCGGTCGGCGTCATCGCGCCCGCCATCGCCATGGGCAGGTCGATCTGTACCGCCCTGGAATCGCTGGCCCGGCAGCCAGAAGCCGAGAAGTCGATCTCCCGGACCCTCTTCATCGGGCTCGCCATGATCGAGTCCCTGGCCATCTACTGCCTGGTGATCGTACTGATCGTGCTGTTCAGGAATCCCCTGCTCGAATACCTCCTCCGGTAG
- a CDS encoding F0F1 ATP synthase subunit A has protein sequence MADGTAHALFHLGPLPLGRTVLTTWGIMAVLALASWLLTRRLRLDPGPLQVAVEGVVEAIHAAVGEVLPGRADLVFPFVATLWLFIGTANLSSLVPGVHAPTGDLSTTAALAALVFLSVHWFGVRIEGSRRYLRHYLSPSPILLPFHVIGEITRTLALAVRLFGNIMSLEMAAFLMLLVAGLFAPVPLLMLHIVEALVQAYIFGMLALIYVAGAIQSLEARQPPMEEKT, from the coding sequence ATGGCGGATGGAACCGCGCACGCACTGTTTCATCTGGGCCCCCTGCCCCTGGGGAGAACGGTACTCACCACCTGGGGAATCATGGCCGTGCTGGCACTCGCCTCGTGGCTCCTCACGCGGCGGCTCCGCCTCGACCCCGGCCCTCTCCAGGTCGCCGTCGAGGGGGTCGTCGAGGCCATTCATGCCGCCGTAGGGGAGGTGTTGCCGGGCCGCGCCGACCTCGTCTTCCCGTTTGTGGCGACCCTGTGGCTCTTTATCGGAACAGCCAACCTTTCCAGCCTGGTTCCCGGCGTCCACGCCCCCACGGGAGATCTTTCCACCACGGCGGCCCTGGCGGCGCTCGTCTTTTTATCGGTCCATTGGTTCGGGGTCCGGATCGAGGGGTCGCGCCGCTATCTGCGCCATTACCTCTCGCCGAGCCCGATTCTCCTTCCGTTTCACGTCATCGGCGAGATCACCCGCACCCTGGCCCTCGCCGTACGGCTGTTCGGAAACATCATGAGCCTGGAAATGGCGGCGTTCCTGATGCTCCTGGTGGCCGGTCTCTTCGCGCCGGTCCCGCTGCTCATGCTCCACATCGTGGAGGCCCTTGTGCAGGCATACATCTTCGGCATGCTGGCGCTCATCTATGTCGCCGGCGCGATTCAGTCGCTGGAAGCCCGGCAACCCCCGATGGAGGAAAAAACATGA
- a CDS encoding low molecular weight phosphatase family protein codes for MSARPETWRTEAVALRAKRPRHILFLCVANSARSQMAEGIARSLAPQGVTVSSAGSSPSSVRPQAIRVLQEIGIDISGHRSKGLDSIDAGSVDAVITLCAEEVCPVFLGKAQRIHWGAPDPAAVTGSEETRLDAFRFVRDELLRRLKVLFGQGDET; via the coding sequence ATGAGCGCGCGACCCGAGACGTGGAGGACCGAGGCGGTTGCCCTGCGGGCGAAGCGCCCGCGGCACATCCTGTTCCTTTGCGTCGCCAACTCCGCCCGCAGCCAGATGGCCGAGGGGATCGCCCGCTCCCTCGCCCCTCAAGGGGTAACGGTCTCTTCCGCGGGATCGTCCCCCTCCTCCGTCCGTCCACAGGCGATCCGGGTCCTCCAGGAGATCGGCATCGACATCTCCGGTCACCGATCCAAGGGGCTGGATTCCATCGACGCGGGATCCGTCGACGCCGTGATCACCCTCTGCGCCGAGGAGGTCTGCCCCGTCTTCCTCGGGAAGGCGCAGCGGATCCACTGGGGGGCCCCCGACCCGGCGGCCGTCACCGGATCTGAGGAAACCCGCCTCGATGCGTTCCGATTCGTCCGGGACGAACTCCTCCGCCGGCTGAAGGTCCTCTTCGGCCAAGGGGACGAAACATAA
- a CDS encoding 4Fe-4S ferredoxin: MRTWRGILREEIPWFPTIDPELCTGCKTCVDFCRNDVLEFDEAAGKSRVKHPYNCVVECSTCGKLCPEGAIRFPDEAAFSAFIKERIALQAAKR; the protein is encoded by the coding sequence ATGAGAACCTGGCGCGGAATCCTGCGAGAGGAGATCCCGTGGTTCCCGACGATCGACCCGGAGTTGTGCACGGGGTGCAAGACCTGCGTCGACTTCTGCAGGAACGACGTCCTGGAGTTCGACGAAGCCGCCGGGAAGTCCCGGGTGAAACATCCCTACAACTGCGTGGTGGAGTGCAGCACCTGCGGGAAGCTGTGTCCCGAGGGCGCCATCCGCTTCCCCGACGAAGCCGCTTTCTCCGCCTTCATCAAGGAGCGGATCGCCCTGCAGGCCGCGAAGCGTTGA
- a CDS encoding ATP synthase subunit, with the protein MKNDEKFQQQVEQRVKRILRAGRERPTVLRQSIYLGTLGLLFVLPTVAGAYLGRWLDGMAEGYSLRWTLSFLFLGIVLGAVNVYLFIKE; encoded by the coding sequence GTGAAAAACGACGAGAAATTCCAGCAGCAGGTTGAACAGCGTGTGAAGCGGATCCTCCGGGCCGGGCGGGAGCGGCCCACGGTGCTGAGGCAGTCGATCTACCTGGGGACCTTGGGTCTCCTCTTCGTGTTGCCGACGGTCGCCGGGGCCTACCTTGGGCGCTGGCTCGACGGGATGGCCGAGGGATACTCGCTCCGCTGGACCCTCTCGTTCCTGTTTCTCGGGATCGTCCTCGGCGCGGTCAACGTCTATCTCTTTATCAAGGAGTGA
- a CDS encoding ABC transporter yields the protein MTDPVRGLRATIRQIVPIPLHADLSCGRGEVLALVGPSGSGKSTLLRCIAGLHTPLEGRIECDGETWFDAGGRVNLSTARRRIGMVFQHYALFPHLSALENVLEGMDDPGGTGPRERGRELLRKVHLNGLEKRRPHQLSGGQQQRVAVARALARDPHALLLDEPFSAVDRSTREKLYGELAELRRELKMPVILVTHDLEEAVMLADRVSILSRGKTLQAGPPLEVMERPATVEVARLVGLRNVFEGRVLSHHRDRGSTVLEWNGRLLDVRLQEAFPAGARVAWALPSAGVLLMPRDRPPEGGRDNIVDGIVGKTVTLGNRVRVPVYVYGTNEALLTMTVPRHLVESYTLAEGNPLSLRLRGENIHLMPPDDSPRDPAGNS from the coding sequence ATGACTGATCCCGTAAGGGGACTGCGGGCCACGATTCGCCAGATCGTCCCCATTCCGCTCCATGCGGATCTGTCTTGCGGACGGGGGGAGGTGCTGGCGCTGGTCGGTCCTTCGGGCAGCGGGAAGTCCACCCTGTTGCGCTGCATCGCCGGGTTGCACACCCCCCTGGAAGGCCGGATCGAGTGCGATGGCGAGACCTGGTTCGACGCGGGCGGCCGCGTCAACCTCTCCACCGCCCGTCGCCGGATCGGCATGGTGTTCCAGCACTACGCCCTGTTCCCGCACCTTTCGGCGCTGGAAAACGTTCTGGAGGGGATGGACGATCCGGGCGGGACGGGACCGCGGGAACGGGGAAGGGAACTGTTGCGGAAGGTGCACCTCAACGGTTTGGAGAAGCGAAGGCCCCACCAACTCTCCGGCGGGCAGCAGCAGCGCGTCGCGGTGGCGCGCGCCCTCGCACGGGATCCCCACGCCCTCCTGCTCGACGAACCGTTCTCCGCCGTGGATCGCTCGACGCGCGAAAAGCTGTACGGCGAACTGGCGGAACTGCGCCGTGAACTGAAGATGCCGGTGATCCTCGTGACCCATGATCTGGAGGAAGCCGTGATGCTGGCCGACCGGGTCTCGATCCTTTCCCGGGGGAAAACCCTCCAGGCGGGTCCCCCCCTCGAGGTCATGGAGCGGCCCGCCACGGTGGAGGTGGCCCGCCTGGTCGGCCTGAGGAACGTATTCGAGGGCCGGGTGCTGTCCCATCACCGGGATCGGGGAAGCACCGTTCTGGAGTGGAACGGCCGGCTACTCGACGTGCGTCTGCAGGAGGCGTTCCCGGCCGGGGCGAGGGTCGCCTGGGCCCTTCCTTCCGCGGGCGTCCTGCTGATGCCACGCGACCGGCCCCCGGAGGGAGGCCGGGACAACATCGTCGACGGCATCGTCGGAAAAACGGTGACGCTGGGCAATCGCGTTCGGGTCCCGGTGTATGTATATGGCACAAACGAGGCGCTGCTGACGATGACCGTGCCCCGCCATCTCGTGGAGAGTTACACGCTCGCGGAAGGGAACCCGCTCTCGTTGCGCCTGCGCGGCGAGAACATCCACCTGATGCCGCCGGACGACAGCCCTCGCGATCCCGCCGGGAATTCCTGA
- a CDS encoding molybdenum ABC transporter permease subunit, producing MDWTALILSLELATATMVVLLPIGVWAGRKLAWGRFRGKALVEASLALPLVLPPTVLGFYLLVAMGGATPLGRWYESLFGHQLTFSFQGLLVASLIFNLPFAVQPMQRAFEAIAPEVREAALCCGMSRLRLLRRIELPLAWPGILSAMVLIFAHTLGEFGVVLMVGGSIPGKTRTIAIAIYDRVQTFDTAGAGIMSAALLFISMLAIGLSFFVTAPGGIRRHD from the coding sequence GTGGACTGGACCGCCCTCATCTTATCGTTGGAACTGGCAACGGCCACCATGGTGGTGCTGCTGCCGATCGGGGTGTGGGCGGGCCGCAAGCTCGCCTGGGGCCGGTTTCGAGGCAAGGCACTGGTGGAAGCTTCGCTCGCGCTGCCCCTGGTGCTGCCGCCCACTGTGCTCGGTTTCTACCTGCTGGTCGCGATGGGTGGCGCAACGCCACTCGGACGATGGTACGAATCCCTGTTCGGCCACCAGCTGACCTTTTCCTTCCAGGGGTTGCTGGTCGCCTCCCTCATCTTCAACCTGCCCTTCGCCGTCCAGCCGATGCAGCGCGCCTTCGAGGCCATCGCGCCGGAGGTGCGCGAGGCCGCGCTGTGCTGCGGCATGTCACGGCTGCGGCTCCTGCGCCGCATCGAGTTGCCGCTTGCCTGGCCGGGCATCCTCTCCGCCATGGTGCTCATCTTCGCGCACACGCTCGGCGAATTCGGCGTCGTCCTGATGGTGGGCGGCAGCATCCCGGGCAAGACGCGGACCATCGCCATCGCCATCTACGACCGGGTACAGACCTTCGACACGGCGGGAGCCGGAATCATGTCGGCCGCGCTGCTCTTCATCTCCATGCTGGCCATCGGCCTGTCGTTCTTCGTCACTGCACCCGGCGGAATCCGGCGCCATGACTGA
- a CDS encoding heterodisulfide reductase subunit A-like protein — protein sequence MGKKGFILCVCQGTCPSFKKMDIFNVLADVRREKIFDYVCLHPQLCVGDGEEFLKVLLAGKDTDRLYIAACDPQMQAKMFRDALDAAGFDRSRLVSLDIRNKTTEEAVEAIKGMAAQVA from the coding sequence ATGGGAAAGAAAGGATTCATCCTGTGCGTTTGCCAGGGGACCTGCCCGAGCTTCAAGAAGATGGACATCTTCAACGTGCTCGCCGACGTCCGCCGGGAGAAGATCTTCGACTACGTGTGCCTGCACCCGCAGCTCTGCGTCGGGGACGGGGAGGAATTCCTCAAGGTCCTGCTCGCAGGGAAGGATACGGACAGGCTGTACATCGCCGCGTGCGACCCGCAGATGCAGGCGAAGATGTTCCGGGACGCGCTCGACGCCGCCGGGTTCGACCGGTCGCGCCTGGTATCCCTCGACATCCGGAACAAGACCACGGAAGAGGCCGTCGAGGCGATCAAGGGGATGGCCGCCCAGGTCGCCTGA